GGCTTGTGAAAGTCGCCAAAACCCAGACGTTAATGGATAATATTGATAAAGTGTTGTCTTCCCTTATTCGTTGCATCCGATTATacataaataaatgtgtttttacggaACAGCGTATATTATGGTCCGATGATCGAAGATATTTTAGGATGAAAACGTGGTAACAATCTTGCAAAAATGGCGCCAAAATCAGAACAAAATGTTCAACAGGGATGAGATAATTTACGTTGACTTCGACGTAAATCCAAGGAGAATTTTATGTGCGGGGACGGCATATATCTATATATCTGACAGAATTTGCTCACCACAAGGTGCTGATTCTGTGTATTTGCTTATATTAAAACCGGGGGACACCGACCCCACCCCCAAGTGACCCCCATACAGGGGTTTTACCCCTTGACACCGCTTATAAACCCCCGTTTATTTTCAGGATTGCCACCTTTTTTTCAATTACAGATATTGTATGTGAACTAATGTTATGTTAGGCCGTCTCAAACAGCCAAGCGCGATGTCATTAGACACTCTTGGTTAAAAGGTATAGAAGATAATGCggataataatttgataaaaaatctgaaataaataaatgatgtcCAAACAAATTTGCAACAGTCACATTATTTTCATCGTCAAATGATATTTGTGACAACAATTGATGTATCCATTTGTTTAAAGATTGGTTATGTGTATATTCCGAGGAATAAGGGTATGTAGGAACGGaagtggaaaaaaaactttactaaaatatcttttacttttatttgtttgtctgtgTATTTGTAGAGAAAGGGCGATTCATTTTTTagcatttatttgtattttttatgcaTTTGTGGTTAGAGGGCGATAACTTTGGTATGATACAAGTCACCTAATAATTATCATTACATCCCTTATATATCTAGAACATTGTATTTATAGATATTTTCTCCGGAAGGAAGTAAAATAGAATTTCACAAAATCAGAACGGAGGGAGGAGAaaacaaagtttcttttttatctgCTTTAATAAAAAGGTATTGATGTTGTGGAaagttaaatgtttaattataatcaAAGTATTAACGTTCAGGATTAATGGGTAaacgtttattttctttttacacattgataatttgtatgttttgcaAAAAACATGTCCAAACGTGCAAACTATTCATGATAAAGGACAAACATACTTAAGAACATATTATACGTTAACTTTAATCTTTTTATGAAAGGAACTACATACGGGACACATATCTAGTTTCAATTTAGAACATTTTGGTACAGATATTGTATGTTAACAAGTTTTATGTTGGACGGTCTCTTAAAGCCAAGCACGCTGTCATTAGAAAGCTCTTAGTTAGAGGAATATATAAGACATATGTGGaggataatttgaaaacaaactcaaataaataaatgatacccGAACTAGTTTGCAACAGTCATTACATTCATCGTCAAGTGATATTTGTGACAACTTAATTGATGTATCAATTTGTTTAAAGATTGGTTATGTGTATTTTCCGAGGAATAAGGCTATGTAGGGACGAAAGTGGAAAAAATctttagttaaaatatttttaacttttatttgtgAGTCTATGTGGCGATAATCTTTTAGCATGCATTTGCGGTTAAAGGGCGATAACTTTGGTATGATACAAGTCACCAAATAATTATGATTACTTCCCTTATGTATCTAGAACATTGTATTTATAGACATTTTCTCCTAAAGGAAGTAAAATAGAATTTCACAAAAACAGAACGGAGAGAGGAGAAAACAAAAGTTTCTATCTAATCTGCTTTAATAAAAAGGTATCAATGTTGTGGaatgttacatgtatattcataatCAAATATTAACGTTCAGGATAAATGGGTAaacgtttgttttctttttacacatTAATAATTTGTATGTGTTTTTCTAAAACATGTCCAGACGTGCAAACTAGATCTATTTATGATGAAGcaaaacatataaatttaaaaacatattttacgcTTAATCTATCACGAACTCGACTACGCCGGGTACATGGGATGACAAGTAAACCAAACCGCGAGTATATAATCCTTTTTTGGTTAGTTTTTGTCATAGACCCCGGATCGGCTCGGGTTACATATTCAATGCGGATATCGTAATTTGCACTAGCCAGAACGTTGATTTTACAGTTTGGTTGCGAGATTAAATGATCAACATGACCGGCACCATTGACCTAATTATTTCAAGTAAAAGCCAGGAGTCCTTTTAAAACCATCAATTAGGGTTATTTTAAAGTCTGAATAACGCTTAAATGCTGCGAAAAATAAGTAAATTATTACCACACCACTTTGGGTATAAGTAAAGTAAACACACTTcttaaatgaataaaagaatAAGTCTAGTTTCATAATACTATTATAATCTTTTACTCTTAAGCACACATTCATAACTACGATTGTCAATAAATTTCTACAGTGCCTTAAAACATTATTACCACACCACTTTGGTTATAAGTAAAGCCAACACACTTCTTAAATGAATATACAAGTTTCGTAAAAGTATTGTaatcttttattcataaatacaaatGCCAATAAACTTTCTAAAAAAACTTTCCTTAAAgtaagaataaaatatgttttgtgaaaggtgcgcattgaatatttttaaagtttcaaataaatctgttactTGGTCAAAATCCGATTTACTACCTTTAAATCAAATGTCAGAAGATAAATGACACAGAAATGACAGAATTTCTCCGCCAAAACAATGTGGCCATCAAAATTTAGGTCTTTTATTCTAAGAGACATTTCAAGATCATCAAGAGAACAAGAATTCTATACAGTCTACAATATTCAGTATTAACTGAACGATACAATATCCAGTATTAACTGAACGACGACTTAGAAATTACAGTCCtataaaatatctaaagatacttttatcaaatgattttcattcGTCAGCTCTAGTCATAGAAGAAATTGACTAGCATAATACTACAGAATCATATGTCTTCAAACAATGTTAAGCCATGCACTTTCAAGTTACTAGGATTTTAGATGCAAATATCGTGGCAAAAGATAGGATTTCATTTAAGtgcttttattcatttttaaaatttatttacaaaggtATGGTTCAATTCGGGAAAAGTATGTACTCTGGTTTTGTATGGAATTCCATGAACGACAGCGTCCTGCTTACTGCTTACTGCCTATTGCTGACTGAGTACTGCTTACAGCGTCCTGCTTTCTGCCTACTGCTTACTGCGCCGTTACGTGGAAATCTTACGACCATCCGCCTTTGACAGTCTGAAACTTTTGAATGACTCATTCAATCAATGTACTACATTGTATTTAAATAGCGGTAACTACTCGTAACCATGATGTATTAGATTATGTAAGATTCCTGATGTAACCTACCCAGAAATTAAAACCTTGTCTGTGAATGTTCTAAGGTAGATCTACTTTCTTTTGCCCGTTAGCCAtcgtatattttcaaaaaaaaggaatTTCTATTAAGGTATTAGGGCCATAATAGTGGAATTCGACTGGACGGCATTTTCTTAAAGTACGAGCTTGTTTcacactgttttgcaattttaaacatgTCTAATCCTACGTTCACTTTAAGCAACCGGAAATcgcttattaaatgaaaaattatatcttttaagaaataatttatttataaatcatgAGTAACAGTAACAACCAACTAGTAACAAGAGTGCCAAACAGTACGCAATAAGCAGTGGGCAGTAAGCAGTAAGCAATAAGCAGTGGACAGTAAGCAGTAGGCAGTAGGCAGGACGCAGTAGGCAGTGGGCAGTAAGCAGGACGCTGTCGTTTGTTGTGACGTCAGCACAATATTCGGAATGTTttgatggttttgctataaaatatgCACAGTAAGCAGAGCGCCGTAAGCAGGACGCTGTCGTTTATGGAATTCCATAATTTTGGCCATAACTTAAGCAGTGCCAATCTGATTGACATGAAACGCCTTAGTCACTGTCCTGAAAATAGAGCAAAACagtatacacacacacacacaagataTTTACATACAGCAAAATATATCTTAGCCCAAACCCAGGTCTACCAAAGTCTtttaaaagagattttttttattggaaGATAAACACACATCAAGAAATACTGTTATTACATTATATTGATACAAAGTTGACTGGAAAAATAGTTCGTCCGTCACGAATTCTGTCATCTTAAAACTTCTTTTCTATTTCAGAAATGGCAGTGTCAGGACGCAAATTGTCAGATTTTCAAGGCTCAATATCACTAGGGTCAGCAGAGGACTTTGACCACAGTTGTCAGCCTTGTCTTACCATTGGTCAGCATGTAGCAGCTCACGGATTTTGTGTGGAATGCCAGGAATATCTATGCAAAACTTGCTTTGAGTATCACAAGAGGACAAAAGCCTCGCGAAGTCATCAACTTCTTGATAAAGACAACGTTGGTAAACATGCCAGTACCAGTAAAGATTCTGATGAATGCACAGAAAAATGTTCAGTacataaaaaggaaataattaaatttttctgTCCAACACACAAGGCGCTTGGCTGTAATGACTGCGTCATCTTGGATCACAGGACATGTAAGATTGACTACATACCTGACAAATGTGCAGGTATAGGGGAGAGCGAGGAATACATGGATATCATGAAGaaattaaaagagaaaatgaaaGAAGCAGAAGATGTTTTGAAGAAAGCTGAAGTAAGGGATAAAGAGATAGATAATTGCCATGCTGGTATTATCAAGGAAATCCTCAAATTtcgaaaagaaataaatgaacgCCTAGATGAACTTCAGCAAGATATTCAGAAAGATGCTGACAAAAAGAAATCCAAcgataaaaaaataattcagaagGTAGTTGATGAATGTGCCAGTATTTCTACTGAAATCAAGAAATTGCAGTCAAGTCTACAAGCTGATAAAAATGCGCGGCAAAACGGGCAACTATACATCAACATTAAACGAGCTGAATGCAAAATAAAGTCAGATGAAGTAAAGAAGGCAGCTGAACATTTAGCAAAGTCAGATATGCAATACTCATTTAAACGTAATACTGATTTTGAAAACATGTTGTCTAAACACGACACATTTGGGAAGCTAAATCTCTCTTCTAGTCTGGTCTCTCCGGTGACGAAGAAAATATTTGATACCTTAACacataaag
This Mercenaria mercenaria strain notata chromosome 17, MADL_Memer_1, whole genome shotgun sequence DNA region includes the following protein-coding sequences:
- the LOC123536691 gene encoding uncharacterized protein DDB_G0279899-like, with product MEMAVSGRKLSDFQGSISLGSAEDFDHSCQPCLTIGQHVAAHGFCVECQEYLCKTCFEYHKRTKASRSHQLLDKDNVGKHASTSKDSDECTEKCSVHKKEIIKFFCPTHKALGCNDCVILDHRTCKIDYIPDKCAGIGESEEYMDIMKKLKEKMKEAEDVLKKAEVRDKEIDNCHAGIIKEILKFRKEINERLDELQQDIQKDADKKKSNDKKIIQKVVDECASISTEIKKLQSSLQADKNARQNGQLYINIKRAECKIKSDEVKKAAEHLAKSDMQYSFKRNTDFENMLSKHDTFGKLNLSSSLVSPVTKKIFDTLTHKEEMNIKTKTDTFVCIITGCAVLSSNKLVLADNSNRKLKVVDIQSKAVIEEKVLNFKPWDIAEMSRPDHIAVTIPEKRAIDLMSTSGQLSEVKRIPVKGKCMGITYHQDLYQYYR